ACATTGGATGCCGGCGGTACCAACTTTGTGTTTTCGGCGATACAGGGCTGCCGCGAGATTATCGAGCCGGTCCGACTGCCGGCGCATGCGAATGATCTGCAAAAAAGTTTGCAATCGCTTTCGGATGGATTTCATCAGGTCAAGAATAAACTGAGCGCCAAACCCGTAGCGATCAGTTTTGCCTTTCCCGGGCCGGCGGATTATCCGCGCGGGATTATCGGCGATTTGGGCAATTTGCCGGCGTATCGCGGCGGTGTGGCCCTGGGACCGATGCTGGAGGCCGAGTTTGATCTTCCGGTGTTTATCAATAATGACGGCGATCTGTATGCTTATGGTGAAGCTATTGACGGATTTCTGCCCAAAGTCAATAGCCGGCTGCGCGAATACGGCACCCCGAGGCAGTTTCATAATTTATTTGCCGTTACCCTGGGAACCGGATTCGGCGGCGGCCTGGTAAGCAATAATTCATTGTATATCGGCGACAATGCCGCAGCCTGCGAAATCTGGATTACCCGCAACAAACTGCACCCGGATTCGTTTGCAGAGGAAGGCGCCAGTATCCGGGCGGTTCGCCGGGTCTATGCTGAACACGCGGATATCAGTTTCGATGATGCGCCGGAACCCAAAGATATTTATGCGATTGCGACGGGGGAAAAACGAGGAAACCGGGAAGCAGCCGTAAAAGCGTTCGATGAACTGGGCGAGGTTGTCGGTGACGCCCTGGCGAACGCGGTCACGCTGTTTGACAGTCTGATCGTCATCGGCGGCGGACTGAGCGGCGCTCATGCACTGTTTCTGCCGGCCGTGGTTCGGGAAATGAACAGCAAGCTAAAGACGCGGGGCGGCGAATCTGTTGACCGGCTGGTACAAAACGTGTATAATCTGGAAGATGAGCAGCAATGTCAATCATTTCTAAAAGGTGAGGTTACCACTATCACCGTGCCGGGAACGGAAGAACTAGTGAAATATGATCCGGAAAAACGCATCGGTGTCGGTGTGGCTTCTCTGGAGACCAGTCAGGCTGTTTCTGTTGGCGCGTATGCCTTTGCCCTGGATAATCAGTACAAATGATCGGAGGTAAGCTATGACCCAAACAACAAGACGGCATTTTCTACAGACCTGTTCCGCCGGATTCGCTGCAGCAGCTCTCGGTACGCTGCCAGGCTGTTCTCAACCGAAATCTCTTCCCAATCTTGTCATTATCTTTACGGATGACCAGGGATACGCTGATGTCGGAGTTTACGGCGCTCAGGGATTCGAAACCCCGAATCTGGACCAAATGGCCCAGGCGGGACGCCG
The candidate division KSB1 bacterium DNA segment above includes these coding regions:
- a CDS encoding ROK family protein → MDYRTDERIVLTLDAGGTNFVFSAIQGCREIIEPVRLPAHANDLQKSLQSLSDGFHQVKNKLSAKPVAISFAFPGPADYPRGIIGDLGNLPAYRGGVALGPMLEAEFDLPVFINNDGDLYAYGEAIDGFLPKVNSRLREYGTPRQFHNLFAVTLGTGFGGGLVSNNSLYIGDNAAACEIWITRNKLHPDSFAEEGASIRAVRRVYAEHADISFDDAPEPKDIYAIATGEKRGNREAAVKAFDELGEVVGDALANAVTLFDSLIVIGGGLSGAHALFLPAVVREMNSKLKTRGGESVDRLVQNVYNLEDEQQCQSFLKGEVTTITVPGTEELVKYDPEKRIGVGVASLETSQAVSVGAYAFALDNQYK